One window of the Sulfurospirillum tamanense genome contains the following:
- a CDS encoding type II toxin-antitoxin system RelB/DinJ family antitoxin, with translation MKMQTSVRVDDVFYNEAKEVFSRFGLSFGDAVNLFLAKVSMEKRIPFELSLPSDELNRRVENVKADKNTLVYESADKLFEDLGI, from the coding sequence ATGAAAATGCAAACAAGCGTGCGGGTTGATGATGTGTTTTACAACGAAGCCAAAGAGGTTTTTAGCCGTTTTGGACTCAGTTTTGGGGATGCGGTGAATCTTTTTCTGGCAAAAGTATCCATGGAAAAAAGAATTCCTTTTGAGCTTAGCTTGCCCTCGGACGAGCTAAATAGAAGAGTTGAAAATGTTAAAGCGGACAAAAATACCCTAGTTTACGAATCAGCAGATAAGCTTTTTGAGGATTTGGGCATTTAA
- a CDS encoding 4Fe-4S binding protein: MAVRITDTCISCGACIDECPVEAIVDDSDNPTDAEIYYVYEDKCVECVGHHASPACMVACPTEGCIILVR, translated from the coding sequence ATGGCAGTTAGAATTACAGACACGTGTATCTCGTGTGGAGCCTGTATTGACGAGTGTCCTGTGGAGGCTATCGTGGACGATAGCGACAACCCGACGGATGCGGAGATTTACTATGTGTATGAAGACAAATGCGTTGAGTGCGTAGGCCACCATGCCTCACCTGCGTGCATGGTGGCCTGTCCAACCGAGGGTTGTATTATTCTCGTGCGCTAG
- the bla gene encoding class A beta-lactamase yields the protein MRLIKIALFCFFPLTFVWAAGDNSLILAVKKAEKQLEARVGIAVYDLETMRHWEYRGNERFPLTSTFKTFACGALLWRVDAHEESLGRVVKFGENALVEYSPVTQKFAGKAGMSLFDLCEATLLTSDNSAANFILKEIGGPEAVTSFLRLLGDDITRLDRWETDLNEGTPGDARDTTTPLAMAESFRKLLLEDVLLVESRQQLKQWLVDNQVSAALLRKSVPKDWVVADRTGAGGHGSRSITALMWPPERKPVVVALYLTQTSASFEARNQAIAEIGASIVQALFEKE from the coding sequence ATGCGTTTAATTAAGATAGCATTGTTTTGTTTTTTTCCTTTGACTTTTGTGTGGGCTGCGGGCGACAATAGCCTTATTTTGGCAGTCAAAAAAGCCGAAAAACAGCTAGAAGCCAGAGTGGGAATTGCTGTGTATGATTTGGAAACAATGCGCCATTGGGAATACCGTGGCAATGAGAGATTTCCCTTGACAAGCACCTTTAAGACTTTTGCTTGCGGGGCGCTTCTTTGGCGTGTTGATGCGCACGAGGAGAGCCTTGGGCGTGTGGTGAAGTTCGGGGAAAATGCGTTGGTAGAGTATTCTCCTGTAACACAAAAATTTGCGGGCAAAGCGGGCATGTCGCTTTTTGATTTGTGTGAAGCCACCCTTTTAACAAGCGATAATTCAGCGGCAAATTTTATTTTGAAAGAGATTGGTGGGCCTGAGGCTGTTACCTCTTTTTTGCGACTCTTGGGGGACGATATTACACGGCTTGACCGTTGGGAGACAGACTTAAATGAAGGAACTCCGGGGGATGCGCGTGACACAACAACCCCTTTGGCGATGGCAGAAAGCTTTAGAAAACTCCTTCTTGAGGATGTGCTTTTGGTGGAGTCTCGTCAGCAGTTAAAACAATGGCTTGTGGACAACCAAGTCAGTGCCGCACTGTTGCGCAAAAGTGTCCCCAAAGACTGGGTTGTGGCAGACCGAACGGGTGCGGGTGGGCATGGCTCGCGTTCTATTACTGCGCTAATGTGGCCGCCAGAGCGAAAGCCAGTGGTGGTGGCGTTGTACCTTACGCAGACTAGTGCCTCTTTTGAAGCGCGCAATCAAGCTATTGCGGAAATCGGGGCTAGTATTGTTCAGGCGTTATTTGAAAAAGAATAG